The sequence CCCTGCGTCGCCTCGGATCTGGCTGGGCCATCTTCGTCGAGGCGCAGCGTCATTTTGCGGGGGCTTACCCGCCGAACAGCTTTCCAGACGTCGCGTCCGCGCTGGTCGACGCGGAGCGCAGGGCTCAGTTCGAGGAGGCTGGCGCCCACTATGAATCGAGCTATTTCCTGACGTTTCTCTACCTGCCGCCGGAGGAGGGCGCCGCCAGGGCAGAGCGACTGCTCTATGAGGGCCGCGATCGTACGGTTGGAGCCGACGCTCGCGAGGTGCTCCGCGGATTTATCGATCAAACCAACCGCGTGCTTCAGCTAGTGGAAGGGTTCATGCCCGAATGCGGCTGGCTCGATGATCAGGACACCCTGACCTACCTGCACTCGACGATCTCGACCAGGCGTCATCGCGTTCGCGTGCCCGAAAGTCCCATGTACATCGATGCGCTCTTGGCTGATCAGCCGCTGACCGGCGGGCTCGAGCCGATGCTGGGTTCGGCCAATGTGCGGGTTCTGACGATTGTCGGCTTTCCAGGTGCGACGACGCCGGGAATCCTGGACGACCTGAACCGCCTGGCCTTTTCGTATCGCTGGTCGACACGGGCGATCATGCTCGACAAGACCGATGCGACCAAGCTGCTGACCAAGATTCGCCGACAGTGGTTTGCCAAGAGAAAGTCGATTGGCGCGATCCTCAAGGAAGTCATGACCAACGAGGCGTCGACACTCCTTGATACCGACGCCCACAACAAGGCGATGGACGCTGACGCGGCGCTACAGGAACTGGGTTCGGACCAGATCGGGCAAGCCTTTGTCACGGCAACTATCACGGTCTGGGACCGCGATCCCGGTGCAGCCGACGAGAAGCTGCGGCTGGTCGAGAAGGTGATCCAAGGTCGCGATTTCACCTGCATGATTGAGACGGTGAACGCCGTTGAAGCCTGGCTCGGCAGTCTCCCCGGGCACGTCTATGCCAACGTGCGGCAGCCACCGGTTTCGACCCTCAACCTGGCTCATATGATTCCGATGTCGGCGGTGTGGGCGGGCGAAGCCCGGGATCTCCACTTCAAGGCTCCGCCGCTCCTGTTCGGCAAGACCGAGGGCTCGACACCGTTCCGGTTCTCGCTCCACGTCGGTGACGTCGGCCACACCCTTGTGGTGGGGCCGACGGGTGCCGGCAAGTCGGTGCTGCTGGCACTGATGGCATTACAGTTCCGCCGCTACCCGAATTCTCAGGTCTTTGCGTTCGATTTCGGCGGTTCGATCCGGGCCGCCGCTCTCGCCATGGACGGCGACTGGCATGATCTCGGTGGCGCATTGTCTGACGGGGACGATCAACCCGTCGCATTGCAGCCGCTGGCCTGGATCGACGATTCCATCGAGCGGGGGTGGGCCACGGAGTGGCTCGGCGCGATCCTGGCCCGAGAGAAGATCGAGATCACCCCGGAGGTGAAGGACCATCTCTGGTCGGCGCTGACATCTCTCGCTTCCGCGCCGATGCAGGAACGCACCCTGACCGGTCTGTCCGTGCTGCTGCAATCGAGCTCCCTGAAACGTGCGTTGCAGCCCTATTGTCTGGGCGGACCATCCGGGCGCCTGCTTGATGCCGAGTTCGAGCGTCTCGGTGAGGCCTCGGTCCAGGCCTTTGAGACCGAAGGTCTGATCGGAACGAGCGCAGCTCCGGCCGTGCTGGCGTACCTCTTTCATCGGATTGGAGATCGCCTCGACGGCAGGCCAACACTCCTCATTGTCGATGAGGGCTGGCTGGCTTTGGACGATGAGGACTTCGCCGGCCAGCTTCGCGAGTGGCTGAAGACGCTTCGGAAGAAGAATGCGTCCGTCATCTTCGCCACCCAGTCTCTCTCGGATATCGACGGCTCCGCAATCGCGCCGGCCATCATCGAAAGCTGCCCGACGCGCCTCCTGCTGCCGAACGAACGGGCGATCGAGCCGCAGATATCAGCCATCTACCGACGTTTTGGCCTCAACGATCGCCAGATCGAGCTTCTGAGCCGTGCAATGCCGAAGCGGGACTATTACTGCCAGTCTCGCCGCGGCAACCGGATGTTCGAACTCGGCCTAGGCGAAGTGGCGCTCGCCTTTACCGCAGCCTCTTCAAAGACCGACCAGGCCGCCATCGAGCAACTCCTCGCCGCACATGGGCGCGAGGGCTTCGTGACGGCCTGGCTTCAGCACCGCGGCATCGCGTGGGCTACGGACCTGATCCCCAATCTCGTCAACCTGGAGAAATCGCTATGAGGCGTCTTGGCCTATTGGCAGCCGCCGGCACCGTCGCGCTTGGGCTTGGCCTCGCGGTGCCCGCGCGGGCGCTGATCGTCTTCGATCCCAACAACTACGTCCAGAACGTCCTGACAGCCGCTCGAGAACTCCAGCAGATCAACAATCAGATCGTCTCGTTGCAGAACGAGGCGCAGATGCTGATCAATCAGGCGAGGAATCTGGCAAGTCTGCCGTATTCGTCGCTGCAGCAGCTGCAATCGTCGATCCAGCGGACCCAGCAATTGCTCGCCCAGGCCCAGCGGATCGCTTACGACGTCCAGCAGATCGATCGGGCGTTTTCAACCAGCTACGCGCCGGCCAACGGCAGCCAGTCCAACCAGGCGTTGATCACCAACGCCCAATCGCGCTGGCAGAATTCTGTCGCCGCACTGCAGGATGCGCTCCGGGTCCAGGCCGGCGTCGTCGCCAACCTCGATACCAACCGCGTCCAGACGTCGGCGCTTGTGACGTCGAGCCAGGGCGCCAGTGGCGCTCTGCAGGCAACCCAGGCCGGCAATCAGCTTCTCGCCCTTCAGGCGCAACAGCTCGGCGATCTCACGGCTGCCGTGGCGGCGCAGGGCAGGGCGCAGAGCTTCGAATCCGCGCAACGCGCCGTAGCCCAAGACCAGGGCAGAGAGCAGCTTCGGCGGTTTTTGACGCCTGGGCAGGGCTATCAATCGCAAGACGTGCGGATGTTTCACTGATGCCGGATGTAAAAGCGTTCAAAGCGCTGTCGCTGGCGGT comes from Bradyrhizobium diazoefficiens and encodes:
- the trbE gene encoding conjugal transfer protein TrbE, with protein sequence MMNLAEYRHFNARLADFLPWAALVGEGIILNKDGSFQRTAKFRGPDLDSAVPAELVAVAGRLNNALRRLGSGWAIFVEAQRHFAGAYPPNSFPDVASALVDAERRAQFEEAGAHYESSYFLTFLYLPPEEGAARAERLLYEGRDRTVGADAREVLRGFIDQTNRVLQLVEGFMPECGWLDDQDTLTYLHSTISTRRHRVRVPESPMYIDALLADQPLTGGLEPMLGSANVRVLTIVGFPGATTPGILDDLNRLAFSYRWSTRAIMLDKTDATKLLTKIRRQWFAKRKSIGAILKEVMTNEASTLLDTDAHNKAMDADAALQELGSDQIGQAFVTATITVWDRDPGAADEKLRLVEKVIQGRDFTCMIETVNAVEAWLGSLPGHVYANVRQPPVSTLNLAHMIPMSAVWAGEARDLHFKAPPLLFGKTEGSTPFRFSLHVGDVGHTLVVGPTGAGKSVLLALMALQFRRYPNSQVFAFDFGGSIRAAALAMDGDWHDLGGALSDGDDQPVALQPLAWIDDSIERGWATEWLGAILAREKIEITPEVKDHLWSALTSLASAPMQERTLTGLSVLLQSSSLKRALQPYCLGGPSGRLLDAEFERLGEASVQAFETEGLIGTSAAPAVLAYLFHRIGDRLDGRPTLLIVDEGWLALDDEDFAGQLREWLKTLRKKNASVIFATQSLSDIDGSAIAPAIIESCPTRLLLPNERAIEPQISAIYRRFGLNDRQIELLSRAMPKRDYYCQSRRGNRMFELGLGEVALAFTAASSKTDQAAIEQLLAAHGREGFVTAWLQHRGIAWATDLIPNLVNLEKSL
- the trbJ gene encoding P-type conjugative transfer protein TrbJ, giving the protein MRRLGLLAAAGTVALGLGLAVPARALIVFDPNNYVQNVLTAARELQQINNQIVSLQNEAQMLINQARNLASLPYSSLQQLQSSIQRTQQLLAQAQRIAYDVQQIDRAFSTSYAPANGSQSNQALITNAQSRWQNSVAALQDALRVQAGVVANLDTNRVQTSALVTSSQGASGALQATQAGNQLLALQAQQLGDLTAAVAAQGRAQSFESAQRAVAQDQGREQLRRFLTPGQGYQSQDVRMFH